One part of the Homalodisca vitripennis isolate AUS2020 unplaced genomic scaffold, UT_GWSS_2.1 ScUCBcl_936;HRSCAF=3909, whole genome shotgun sequence genome encodes these proteins:
- the LOC124371100 gene encoding uncharacterized protein LOC124371100, which yields MFKKLICFWMVVKLFCSDTTEEDYSYAELPPITFSSMNSTLEVLNEHGANPMSKPIALRSSDSLSGLGISANLLGVHAGAGLDHDRRGYDNMCQGFSAKPAGGQYPYPL from the exons ATGTTTAAGAAACTTATATGTTTCTGGATGGTAGTAAAGCTATTTTGCAGCGATACAacg GAAGAAGACTACAGCTATGCAGAATTACCTCCCATAACATTCAGCAGTATGAACTCAACTTTAGAAGTACTAAATGAACATGGAGCAAACCCAATGAGTAAACCAATTGCTCTTCGTTCATCGGATTCACTTTCAGGACTTGGGATCAGTGCAAATCTGCTAGGAGTGCATGCAGGCGCAGGTTTAGACCATGACCGTAGAGGCTATGATAATATGTGCCAAGGATTTAGTGCCAAACCTGCGGGAG